The following proteins are encoded in a genomic region of Cricetulus griseus strain 17A/GY chromosome 7, alternate assembly CriGri-PICRH-1.0, whole genome shotgun sequence:
- the Gpr142 gene encoding probable G-protein coupled receptor 142, translating into MGLAGPETAGQPQVTLLPALNGSDPRYHDVDGHWPEIPERSPCVAGIIPVIYYSVLLSLGLPVNLLTTVALARLAARTRKPSYHYLLALTASDIVTQVVIVFVGFLLQGAVLARRVPQAVVRTANILEFAANHASVWIAVLLTVDRYNALCRPLRHRATSSPGRTHRAIATVFSTALLTGIPFYWWLDVWRDADPPSTLDKLLKWAHCLIVYFIPCNVFLVTNSAIILRLRKKSQRGLQPWMSKSTAILLGVTSLFALLWAPRICVMLYHLYVAPVHRDWRVHLALDIANMVAMLNTAVNFGLYCFISKTFRATVRQVIHDAHMSCTLKSQSKGTVVELVLKSVGGEL; encoded by the exons ATGGGACTTGCGGGACCAGAGACAG CTGGGCAGCCACAAGTGACCCTGCTTCCTGCACTCAATGGGAGTGACCCAAGATACCACGATGTGGATGGCCACTGGCCAGAGATCCCAGAGAGGTCTCCATGTGTGGCTGGTATCATCCCTGTCATCTATTACAGTGTCCTGCTGAGCCTGGGACTGCCTG TTAACCTCCTGACTACAGTGGCCCTGGCCCGTCTCGCTGCTAGGACCAGGAAGCCCTCCTACCACTATCTCCTGGCACTCACAGCTTCAGATATCGTCACGCAAGTGGTCATCGTATTTGTGGGCTTCCTCCTGCAGGGAGCTGTGCTGGCCCGCCGGGTGCCCCAGGCTGTGGTGCGCACAGCTAACATCCTGGAGTTTGCTGCCAATCACGCCTCGGTCTGGATTGCAGTCTTGCTCACAGTGGATCGCTATAATGCCCTGTGCCGCCCCCTGCGCCATCGGGCTACCTCGTCCCCAGGCAGGACCCACCGCGCCATTGCCACGGTCTTTAGCACTGCCCTGCTGACTGGCATCCCGTTCTACTGGTGGCTGGATGTGTGGAGGGACGCAGACCCCCCCAGCACTTTGGACAAACTCCTCAAGTGGGCTCACTGCCTCATTGTCTACTTTATCCCCTGCAATGTTTTCCTGGTCACCAATTCAGCCATCATCCTCCGGCTCCGGAAGAAGAGCCAGAGAGGGCTGCAGCCCTGGATGAGCAAGAGCACAGCCATCCTCCTGGGTGTCACCTCCCTCTTCGCTCTGCTTTGGGCACCACGCATCTGTGTCATGCTGTACCACCTGTATGTGGCCCCCGTTCACCGAGACTGGAGGGTCCACCTGGCCTTGGACATAGCCAACATGGTGGCCATGCTCAACACAGCTGTCAACTTTGGCCTCTATTGCTTCATTAGCAAGACTTTCAGAGCCACAGTCCGACAGGTCATCCATGATGCCCACATGTCTTGCACCTTAAAGTCACAGTCAAAGGGCACAGTAGTGGAACTTGTGTTGAAGTCTGTAGGGGGGGAGTTGTAG